The Natronobacterium texcoconense genome includes the window CGAAGACGGCGACCGATACACGAAGATCACGGCAGAAAGCGAGGAACGACTCGCCGACCGACTCGAGGAGTCCGACCGCGAGACGGTCGTCCGGGAGTACGAGGCCGAACCGAGCGTCATCGTCGAGCCGACCGAAGACACCAACGCGGACGACGGACCGGCCGGCGATGCGTTCCCGGATACGCTGACCCACTCGCAACTCGCGATGACCGCGTTTACCGAGACGGGAACGACGACCGTCGACGGAACGACGGTCGAGACCTACGAGCCACACACTGGCTGGATCGACGTCGGTGACCTGGCGGACGACCGCGACACGATGTACGTCGCCGACGCCGACGGCGAGGTCCACGTCGGGCCGGACGAACAGTTATACCACGCGAACGTCACGCTCGAGCGAATCGACGCGGAGACGTGGGGTGGCTACCTCCTCGAGCGCGGCGACTCGTCGACGACGACCTTCGAGTACGACGTCACCGAGTCGGCCGAAAACGTCAGTCCTGCGTGGTTCGACGACGCCGAAGAAACGTAGCGCGGACGACTACCAGGGTTCGTCCTTCAGCCCGAGTTTGTACGCGATGGCGTTCGTCGTCACGTGCAGGACGGGCGTGAGCACGACGACGACGAGAATCACGTCCCAGGTGAACCACTCGAAGAACCACTCGGTCGCGAGCAGTGCCGTCAGCGGCAAGGAGACGACGACGAAGTCCAGCTGATCGAGGCCGGGGAACATCGCGCCGCGTTCGCGTCCCGTTCGACGCTTGAGGAACGAGGCGAGGATGTCCCCGAGCATCGCTCCGGCCGCGAGACCGAGCGCCGCAAGCGGCTCGAACGCAGGGACGGAGAACCCGAGGGCCCCGCTGACGTCGTCCGCGAGAAGCGTCAAAACGCCCGCGAGTGCGAGTCCCGCTGCGATTCCGGCGGCCGTTCCGCGCCAGGTCTTGCCGTCGCCGAGTACGCGCTTGTCGTCCCAGGTCCGGCCGCCGTCGATCGGTTGGCCGCCACCGGCGAGCACTGCTGCGTTGTTCGGTACGTAGGCAGGCAACATCGCCCAGAACGCGATCACGACTGTCTCGAGTATTGCCATATCCGGCGGGACGAACCGACGTACCTTAATCGAGGTGGTTCCGTCGCTCGACGGCGATCTCCTCGAGCAGTCGATCCGGACGGCTCCACTGGTCCGGGTCCACGACGACGTTCTCGAGGTCGTCGCCGTCTTCCTCGAGGACTTCGACGTTGTGTGCGACGACGTCGGCCAGACGATCCCAGTGTTTGGGCGTATGACCGCCGGTGTGGGGCGTGATGAGGCAGTTTTCGAGGTCCCACAGCGGGTGTCCGGGCGGGAGCGGTTCCGGATCGGTGACGTCGAGTGCGGCCCCACGGATCGCGTTTCGCTGGAGCGCGTCGACCAGGGCGTCGGTGTCGACGACGCCGCCGCGAGCGACGTTGACCAGGACGGCCTCGGGCGGCAGCGTCGCGAGTTCGGCCTCGCCGACGAGCCCTCGAGTCTCGTCGGTCAGCGGACACGCGAGCACGACGTACTCGCTGCGGGCGAAGGCGTCGTGGAGCTCCCGTTCCTCGAGGCCGACGACCTCGTCGGTCGGACCGCCCTTCAGCGGTGTGTACCGGACGCCGATCGTCTCCACGTCGAACCCCTCGAGACGCTTCGCGACCGCCGTGCCGATCGACCCGAGGCCGACGATAGTGACGGTACTCCCCTTGAACTCGGTCGACTGGAAGTGACGCCACTCACCGCGTTGTTTCCGTCGCCATCCTTCGTGGAGTCGTCGGGCGAACGCGAGCACGTTCCCGATCGCTTGCTCGGCGATGCCGGGCGCGTGAATCCCGCCGGCGTTGGTCACGGTGATCCCGCGGTCGGCGAGTTCCGCCGTCGGCAGGTGTTCGGTGCCGGCGAAGGCACACGCGAACAGCTCGAGTCGAGTCGCGACCGCGAGCAGGTCCTCGTCGATGCCGACTCCCGTGACGACGCGGGCAGTGGAGGCGAGTTCGCGTTCCTCCC containing:
- a CDS encoding CDP-2,3-bis-(O-geranylgeranyl)-sn-glycerol synthase; the protein is MAILETVVIAFWAMLPAYVPNNAAVLAGGGQPIDGGRTWDDKRVLGDGKTWRGTAAGIAAGLALAGVLTLLADDVSGALGFSVPAFEPLAALGLAAGAMLGDILASFLKRRTGRERGAMFPGLDQLDFVVVSLPLTALLATEWFFEWFTWDVILVVVVLTPVLHVTTNAIAYKLGLKDEPW
- a CDS encoding D-2-hydroxyacid dehydrogenase produces the protein MSHADVVVLREGTEGLSMESYAAALRERLPDHTVECARTPREERELASTARVVTGVGIDEDLLAVATRLELFACAFAGTEHLPTAELADRGITVTNAGGIHAPGIAEQAIGNVLAFARRLHEGWRRKQRGEWRHFQSTEFKGSTVTIVGLGSIGTAVAKRLEGFDVETIGVRYTPLKGGPTDEVVGLEERELHDAFARSEYVVLACPLTDETRGLVGEAELATLPPEAVLVNVARGGVVDTDALVDALQRNAIRGAALDVTDPEPLPPGHPLWDLENCLITPHTGGHTPKHWDRLADVVAHNVEVLEEDGDDLENVVVDPDQWSRPDRLLEEIAVERRNHLD